The [Clostridium] scindens ATCC 35704 nucleotide sequence GCTGTGGCAGTAAAACTTTGTTTTCAAGCGGAGGCAGAAGCGGTACATCTGCATAGGTTCGCCTGTAAAGGCTCTGCAGACTGTCCGGATCTGTGGCATTCAGCCGGACTGCTTCGTCAACTGTTCTGACAGCACTGGCAAATCCGGTTCTTTCCGTAAGTTCTGCAAGCACCTTCAGGACACGTCCGCGTTCCTTGCTTTCGCAGTTATCCATGTATATCTGCATGGTTTGTGGCATCATGTCATATATGCCGCTGTTTCGAAGAGAACGGGGTTTCCTGGCGATATATGTAAGGTATGGCAGCCAGTCCATTCTTTCATGTTCATTGCCGTAAAGGCGCTTATGACGCACCACTTCGTGCATATCTTTGTCCATGACAATCACATCAGAGGATGTAATCTTGAGATTTACAATGGACTCACAGAAAGCCGGTGAAGCAGAATAACGGTGCTTTCCTGCGTCAAGAGTAAACTTTCCATATTTATCCGTTGTTGCCGTTGTGTAAAGTGCCGTATCAAACGGAACGGAAGGAAGCGGCAGTAAACGAGCCTTATCTTCTTCAAACAGTTTACTGATAAAGCGGTCATCATCGTCATCATAGTGCTCACGCTGCATATCGATTTCACAACGATCCAGAAGATGCTTGTTTTCTTTCACAAGATCATCAAAGCGGGGTACCGGTACAAGTTCGTTGCGGCGCAGGTAGCCAACCTTGTTTTCCACGTTTCCTTTTTCCCATCCGGATTCAGGATTCATAAAAACCGGCTTAATGCGGTAGTGTTCACAAAAGCGTTGAAACCGCTCTGTTACATTACGCCCGCCACCTTTGATGATTTCGGTAACAATGGTTCTGGTATTGTCAAACCAGATTTCCGTGGGAACACCACCGATGTGCTCAAATATGGCAACCAGTCCTTTCAGAAGACATTCCATGTTTTCGCCATAATTAAGCTGGAGGAAACCTCCGTTACTGTAGGGAAAACTGAGCACAAGGTACTTAGCCTCGTGATGAAGCCTGTCATTTTCATAAAAATCGGCTGTTCCAAAGTCTGACTTAACTGCAGCCGAAACCATCTGCTTCATCCTTGAGGCGTTTAAATACTCTTTTGGCTGTATGCCGTTGCTTTCTTGGTGCAAGCTTGTCTGCCTGTAGCCATTCATCAATCAAAGGTTTGAATGGGTCAAGATTGGATTCGTGAACCTCTGATGATGCAGGTTTGGGAGACGGATTGTTAAAGTCCTCCATATCCACATATTTTTTGACCGTTTTCCAGTTAAGGCCGGTCTCAGATGCGATTTCAGAAATGTTCTTATCTTGCCGGTAGAACATATCTCTGATATGATGTATCTGATCCATTGTAGTTGACATTCTCCTTTCCTCCTTGTCTTTATTGTTTGGACTACAATAAAGATAAGGTTAATGGTTTTTGGATATACCTGCAATGGATCTTTTCATGGGAATGCTCATACTTGGTGGCTGCCACTCAAGCGCTACACCGTTCCTGAGAGTTTCTAGCGAATGCCTTGCAACTTTCTCCAATTTGGAGATGCAACATTCTCCAATTCCCGTTTGCAACTTTCGGTAATTCTATTTTACAATAAACAGTTTTGGAGAGTTTTGTTATCATAGTGTTATCACAACATTCATTACAAAACGCCATATGAAAACTATTCAGAAAAAAAGTAAAGGAAGAGAATAAATTACTATATTTCGTGACGACAAAGAGATTCCCCGCGAACCCTTTATCCACAAGGGTTGCGGGGATATTTTTTCTTTGCAAACTGTCAAAGACAAGAATATAATTGTGGAAATTTTTCAAATTCTTTTCTAAGTCTTACCTGCTGCTTATCATTACTTCTTAAATCAGATGGCAAGATCTCATTCTGTTTATTGTTATTATTAATAATTTCTTCTATTATCTTAGGAGCACTACACACAATAAATCATATCGGTACAAGAAAATCTTCTTTTAAACGTTCAACAACTCCGATAGTTCCTGTTAATTGTGTACCGTTAATAATAGTTATACCATGTACTTTTGTTATATTGTCATTGTCTATTTCATAATCATTTACTAGTGCCGTCAATCCATTGTTATATGCCCAGAATTTTTCCGGTTGTTCCTGTACCGTATCCATAATGCCTAAATTAATTTTATTTTTTCTTTTTCCTGCTCCCAAGTAATTTCTCGGATTGCCAGAAAAAAGATCATCTTTATACAACAAATAAAGCTTTCGTATCCAACTTCCTTTTCTGCCGTTACACAAGATTTCCACTTTACTCCCTTGACTTCAAAGGCTTTTCCATTTC carries:
- a CDS encoding AIPR family protein is translated as MGAGKRKNKINLGIMDTVQEQPEKFWAYNNGLTALVNDYEIDNDNITKVHGITIINGTQLTGTIGVVERLKEDFLVPI